Proteins encoded by one window of Martelella endophytica:
- a CDS encoding LacI family DNA-binding transcriptional regulator: protein MAKRPTIIDVARHAGVSKSTVSLVLQNSPLVKKATRARVEQSMQDLNYVYNRTAANLRGAEAGLIGLVINDLRNPFFAEFAASAQMTFAEHGFATVIANTDEDTAIQAQVIASMVEHGVSALILSPAYGDDGMVFERIARAGLPALQVLRMASDDTARFPFASLDYEAGSLAAARHLAASGAQKIAFVGGLPDRAVTHERMAGYREVLGAGAPVTLLGRPTRAFGRDAALKLARDRQGIDAVLCFNDLVALGMISGFAEAGIAVGRDIALIGFDDIEECALAFPKLSSVHCDIGAFGRDAAATMLAWIETGERPPERHLSPVTLVVRETSGGPRRG, encoded by the coding sequence ATGGCGAAACGACCGACGATCATCGATGTGGCCCGCCATGCGGGGGTCTCCAAGTCGACGGTCTCGCTCGTGCTGCAGAACTCGCCGCTGGTGAAGAAGGCGACCCGCGCGCGCGTCGAGCAATCGATGCAGGACCTGAACTATGTCTACAATCGCACGGCGGCAAACCTGCGCGGGGCGGAAGCCGGGCTGATCGGCCTTGTCATCAACGATCTGCGCAATCCCTTCTTTGCCGAATTCGCCGCCAGCGCCCAGATGACCTTCGCCGAGCACGGCTTTGCGACCGTGATCGCCAACACCGACGAGGATACCGCCATCCAGGCGCAGGTGATCGCATCGATGGTCGAACACGGCGTCTCGGCACTGATCCTTTCGCCGGCCTACGGCGATGACGGCATGGTGTTCGAGCGAATTGCGCGGGCCGGGCTTCCGGCGCTGCAGGTGCTGCGCATGGCCAGCGACGATACCGCCCGCTTTCCGTTCGCCTCGCTCGACTATGAGGCCGGCAGTCTTGCGGCCGCCCGCCACCTCGCCGCATCCGGCGCGCAAAAAATCGCCTTCGTCGGCGGCCTGCCGGACCGCGCGGTCACCCATGAGCGCATGGCCGGCTATCGCGAAGTGCTCGGAGCCGGCGCCCCCGTGACCCTGCTCGGCCGGCCGACCCGCGCCTTCGGCCGCGACGCGGCGCTGAAGCTTGCCCGCGACCGCCAGGGGATCGATGCCGTGCTCTGTTTCAACGATCTGGTGGCGCTCGGCATGATCTCCGGCTTTGCCGAGGCCGGCATTGCCGTCGGCCGCGACATCGCGCTGATCGGCTTCGACGATATCGAGGAATGCGCGCTGGCCTTTCCCAAGCTCTCCTCCGTCCATTGCGACATCGGTGCCTTCGGCCGCGATGCCGCCGCAACCATGCTGGCCTGGATCGAAACCGGCGAACGCCCGCCCGAACGGCATCTGTCGCCGGTAACCTTGGTGGTGCGCGAGACCAGCGGCGGCCCGCGACGCGGTTAA
- a CDS encoding GMC family oxidoreductase, with amino-acid sequence MAYDFIIVGGGSAGSVLAARLSENPEVQVLLLEAGGSDRHPFYTLPAGFAKMTKGIGSWGWHTVPQKHMNDMVIRYTQAKVIGGGSTINAQIYTRGNRLDYDEWRQMGCTGWGYDDVLPFFRKAEDNDTFDNEYHGKGGPLGVSKPAAPLPICEAYFRAAQELGIPFNPDMTGESQDGVGYYQLTQKNARRSSAAKAYLGPARHRKNLTIRTGVETRRIRINGGRATGVELAGGEMLTASREVLLSSGAIGSPRLLMLSGIGPAEHLRAAGIEAVFDHPEIGENLQDHLDLFTILECAGDFTYDKYAEPFWSAVAGLQYLMTRRGPVASSLFETGGFWYAEEGARSPDIQFHLGLGSGIEAGVEKMQNPGVTLNSAYLRPRSRGSVRLKSANPADAPLIDPNYWADLHDREMSIRGLKLAQEIMHQEALQPFIKREMLPGPEVKTDDDYFAYACRHAKTDHHPAGTCRMGSNDRAVVDPELKFNGIQNLRIVDASIMPTLISSNTNAAAIMIGEKAADMIGREHGL; translated from the coding sequence ATGGCCTATGATTTCATTATCGTCGGCGGCGGCTCGGCGGGATCCGTGCTCGCGGCGCGGCTTTCGGAAAACCCGGAGGTCCAGGTGCTGCTGCTCGAAGCCGGCGGAAGCGACCGGCATCCGTTCTATACCCTGCCGGCTGGTTTTGCGAAGATGACCAAGGGCATCGGCAGTTGGGGCTGGCACACCGTGCCGCAAAAGCACATGAACGACATGGTGATCCGCTATACCCAGGCAAAGGTCATCGGCGGCGGCTCGACCATCAACGCCCAGATCTACACCCGCGGCAACCGGCTCGATTACGACGAATGGCGGCAGATGGGCTGCACAGGCTGGGGTTATGACGACGTGCTGCCGTTCTTCCGCAAGGCCGAGGACAACGACACGTTCGACAACGAATATCACGGCAAGGGCGGCCCGCTCGGCGTTTCGAAGCCGGCCGCACCGCTGCCGATCTGCGAGGCCTATTTCCGCGCCGCGCAGGAGCTCGGTATTCCCTTCAATCCGGATATGACCGGCGAAAGCCAGGACGGTGTCGGCTATTACCAACTCACCCAGAAGAATGCCCGGCGCTCATCCGCTGCGAAGGCCTATCTCGGACCGGCCCGCCACCGCAAGAACCTCACCATCCGCACCGGCGTCGAGACCCGCCGCATCCGCATCAATGGCGGCCGCGCCACCGGCGTGGAGCTTGCCGGGGGCGAAATGCTGACGGCGTCCCGCGAGGTGCTGCTGTCATCGGGTGCGATCGGCTCGCCGCGGCTTCTGATGCTGTCGGGCATCGGACCGGCCGAGCATCTGCGCGCGGCCGGCATCGAGGCGGTCTTCGATCATCCGGAGATCGGTGAAAACCTGCAGGACCATCTCGACCTCTTCACCATCCTCGAATGCGCCGGCGATTTCACCTATGACAAATATGCCGAGCCATTCTGGTCGGCAGTTGCCGGGCTGCAATATCTGATGACCCGCAGGGGCCCGGTCGCCTCCAGCCTGTTCGAGACCGGTGGCTTCTGGTACGCCGAAGAGGGCGCGCGCTCGCCCGACATCCAGTTCCATCTCGGCCTCGGCTCCGGCATCGAGGCCGGCGTGGAAAAGATGCAGAACCCCGGCGTGACGCTGAATTCCGCCTATCTCAGGCCGCGCTCGCGCGGTTCCGTGCGGCTGAAATCGGCCAACCCCGCTGATGCACCGCTGATTGACCCGAACTATTGGGCCGATCTGCATGACCGCGAAATGTCGATCAGGGGTCTGAAACTGGCGCAGGAGATCATGCACCAGGAGGCGCTGCAGCCGTTTATCAAGCGCGAAATGCTGCCGGGACCGGAGGTGAAGACGGATGACGACTATTTCGCCTATGCCTGCCGCCACGCCAAGACCGACCACCACCCCGCCGGCACTTGCCGCATGGGAAGCAACGACCGCGCCGTCGTCGATCCCGAACTGAAGTTCAACGGCATTCAGAACCTGCGTATCGTCGACGCCTCGATCATGCCAACGCTGATTTCCTCCAACACCAACGCCGCCGCCATCATGATCGGCGAAAAGGCTGCCGACATGATCGGCCGTGAGCATGGTTTGTGA